One Streptomyces sp. NBC_00102 DNA segment encodes these proteins:
- a CDS encoding pitrilysin family protein — translation MDFHPQPTPGTARPWAFPAPERGILPNGLTVLRSHRPGQQVVAVEIHLEAPLDAEPEGLDGVATIMARALSEGTDKHSAEEFAAELERCGATLDAHADHPGVRVSLEVPASRLAKALGLVAEALRAPAFADSEIERLVGNRLDEIPHEQANPARRAAKQLSKELFPATARMSRPRLGTEDTVRRIDAAAVRAFYDAHVRPATAVAVVVGDLTGIDLDALLADTLGDWSGDAGSPRPVAPITADDTGRVVIVNRPGAVQTQLLIGRIGADRHDSVWPAQVLGTYCLGGTLTSRLDRVLREEKGYTYGVRAFAQVLRSTAGGPDSGPAGAAMLAISGSVDTESTGPALDDLWKVLRTLAADGLTDAERETAVQNLVGVAPLKFETAASVAATLADQVEQQLPDDYQAHLYARLAETGTVEATAAVVNAFPVDRLVTVLVGDAAQIAEPVRALGIGEVTVVNG, via the coding sequence ATGGACTTCCACCCGCAGCCCACCCCGGGAACCGCCCGCCCCTGGGCCTTCCCGGCACCCGAACGCGGCATCCTGCCCAACGGGCTGACGGTGCTCCGCAGCCACCGCCCCGGCCAGCAGGTCGTCGCGGTCGAGATCCACCTCGAAGCGCCGCTCGACGCCGAACCCGAGGGACTGGACGGCGTCGCCACGATCATGGCGCGCGCGCTCTCCGAGGGGACCGACAAGCACAGCGCCGAGGAGTTCGCCGCCGAGCTGGAGCGCTGCGGCGCCACGCTCGACGCGCACGCCGACCACCCGGGCGTCCGGGTGTCGCTGGAGGTGCCCGCCTCCCGCTTGGCCAAGGCGCTCGGCCTGGTCGCCGAGGCGCTGCGGGCCCCCGCCTTCGCCGACAGCGAGATCGAGCGCCTGGTGGGCAACCGCCTGGACGAGATCCCGCACGAGCAGGCCAACCCCGCGCGCCGTGCCGCCAAGCAGCTCTCCAAGGAGCTGTTCCCGGCCACCGCCCGGATGTCGCGACCGCGTCTGGGCACCGAGGACACCGTGCGGCGGATCGACGCCGCCGCCGTCCGCGCCTTCTACGACGCCCATGTGCGTCCTGCCACCGCGGTCGCGGTCGTCGTCGGCGACCTCACCGGCATCGACCTGGACGCCCTGCTCGCCGACACCCTCGGCGACTGGTCGGGCGACGCCGGCAGCCCCCGCCCGGTGGCGCCGATCACCGCGGACGACACCGGCCGCGTGGTCATCGTCAACCGTCCGGGAGCCGTGCAGACGCAGCTGCTCATCGGCCGCATCGGCGCGGACCGGCACGACAGTGTCTGGCCCGCGCAGGTGCTCGGGACGTACTGCCTGGGCGGCACGCTCACCTCGCGGCTCGACCGGGTGCTGCGTGAGGAGAAGGGCTACACCTACGGCGTGCGCGCCTTCGCCCAGGTGCTCCGCTCCACCGCGGGCGGTCCGGACTCCGGCCCGGCCGGTGCGGCGATGCTGGCCATCAGCGGCTCGGTGGACACCGAGTCGACGGGGCCCGCGCTCGACGACCTCTGGAAGGTTCTGCGGACCCTCGCGGCGGACGGGCTGACCGACGCCGAGCGGGAGACCGCCGTGCAGAACCTCGTGGGCGTCGCCCCGCTCAAGTTCGAGACGGCGGCCTCGGTCGCGGCGACCCTCGCCGACCAGGTCGAGCAGCAGCTGCCCGACGACTACCAGGCCCACCTGTACGCCCGGCTCGCCGAGACGGGCACGGTGGAGGCGACCGCCGCGGTGGTCAACGCCTTCCCGGTGGACCGTCTGGTGACGGTCCTCGTGGGCGACGCGGCGCAGATCGCCGAGCCCGTCCGCGCGCTGGGCATCGGCGAGGTGACGGTGGTGAACGGCTGA
- a CDS encoding M23 family metallopeptidase has product MAFTRATGTHRAPGRLTRATARFAGAAALTATGVVGSMASPALAAEPATPSPGTTGLIGAVVLGDSIADRIADQAEAQHRGAEVRARAEAKARAEAAVRVREAREAKARAARAAERKRLNSFHLPIAGSYISTGYKSSGSLWSSGSHSGVDFHAATGTPVLAVGAGTVVEAGWGGAYGNNIVLRMADGTYTQYGHLSSIGVQVGQSVSSGERIGLSGATGNATGPHLHFEARTGPDYGSDMDPVAYLRAHGLTV; this is encoded by the coding sequence ATGGCGTTCACCCGTGCCACCGGGACGCATCGCGCCCCGGGCCGTCTGACGCGCGCCACCGCCCGGTTCGCCGGTGCCGCGGCCCTCACCGCGACCGGCGTCGTCGGCTCGATGGCCTCCCCGGCCCTCGCCGCCGAACCCGCCACCCCCTCGCCCGGTACGACCGGACTCATCGGGGCCGTCGTGCTCGGTGACTCCATCGCGGACCGGATAGCCGACCAGGCGGAGGCGCAGCACCGCGGGGCGGAGGTCAGGGCGCGGGCGGAGGCCAAGGCCAGGGCCGAGGCGGCCGTACGGGTCAGGGAGGCCCGTGAGGCGAAGGCGCGCGCGGCGCGCGCCGCCGAGCGCAAGCGGCTGAACTCCTTCCACCTGCCCATCGCGGGCTCGTACATCAGCACCGGCTACAAGTCGAGCGGTTCTCTCTGGTCCTCCGGCAGCCACTCCGGCGTCGACTTCCACGCCGCCACGGGCACCCCCGTCCTCGCCGTGGGCGCGGGCACGGTCGTCGAGGCCGGCTGGGGCGGCGCGTACGGCAACAACATCGTGCTGCGGATGGCGGACGGCACGTACACCCAGTACGGCCACCTCTCCTCGATCGGTGTCCAGGTCGGCCAGAGCGTCTCCTCCGGGGAGCGGATCGGCCTCTCCGGCGCCACCGGCAACGCGACCGGCCCGCACCTGCACTTCGAGGCGCGTACCGGACCGGATTACGGCTCCGACATGGACCCCGTGGCGTATCTGCGGGCCCACGGCCTCACCGTCTGA
- a CDS encoding GntR family transcriptional regulator: MRIPAHSVCTAIREDIVSGVYERGSRLTEELLARRYGVSRVPVREALRTLESEGFVVTRRHAGACVAEPTEQEAADLLEVKLLLEPLGAARAAQRRTEAHLKVLRGLVKLGQERARRGEGEDLRSLGGWFHETLAQASGSPGLIALLTQLRHKIAWMYAVEQPVRPVESWAEHGALVDAVARGDAERARGLAMQHAERSLAAHRPRRPARPVKQSRVSTLQHPVNTSGARH, from the coding sequence ATGCGCATTCCCGCGCACTCGGTATGCACGGCAATCCGTGAGGACATCGTCTCGGGCGTCTACGAACGCGGCAGCCGCCTCACCGAGGAGCTTCTGGCGCGGCGCTACGGCGTCTCCCGGGTGCCGGTGCGCGAAGCCCTGCGGACCCTGGAGTCCGAGGGCTTCGTGGTCACCCGCAGACACGCCGGCGCCTGTGTCGCCGAGCCGACCGAGCAGGAGGCCGCCGACCTCCTGGAGGTGAAGCTCCTGCTGGAACCTCTGGGCGCGGCCCGGGCCGCGCAGCGGCGGACCGAGGCGCACCTCAAGGTCCTGCGCGGACTGGTCAAGCTGGGGCAGGAGCGGGCCCGCAGGGGCGAGGGCGAGGACCTGCGCTCCCTCGGCGGCTGGTTCCACGAGACGCTCGCCCAGGCCTCGGGCAGCCCGGGGCTCATCGCGCTGCTGACCCAGCTCCGGCACAAGATCGCCTGGATGTACGCCGTGGAGCAGCCGGTCCGCCCCGTCGAGTCGTGGGCCGAACACGGCGCCCTCGTGGACGCGGTGGCCCGTGGTGACGCGGAACGTGCGAGGGGTCTGGCCATGCAGCACGCGGAGCGTTCGCTCGCCGCGCACCGGCCGCGCCGCCCGGCCCGGCCGGTGAAGCAGTCCCGGGTGAGCACTTTGCAACATCCCGTAAACACCTCGGGTGCCCGTCATTAA
- a CDS encoding HPr family phosphocarrier protein, whose translation MVERRVNVGWAEGLHARPASIFVRAATASGVPVTIAKADGSPVNAASMLAVLGLGAEGGEEIVLASEAEGADAALDRLAKLVSEGLDELPETV comes from the coding sequence ATGGTTGAGCGCCGCGTCAACGTCGGATGGGCCGAAGGCCTGCACGCCCGCCCCGCTTCCATCTTCGTCCGCGCCGCCACGGCCTCCGGGGTCCCGGTGACGATCGCCAAGGCAGACGGCAGCCCGGTCAACGCCGCGTCGATGCTCGCGGTTCTCGGACTGGGTGCCGAGGGCGGCGAGGAGATCGTGCTCGCCTCCGAGGCGGAGGGTGCGGACGCCGCGCTGGACCGCCTGGCGAAGCTCGTCTCCGAGGGGCTCGACGAGCTCCCGGAAACGGTCTGA
- a CDS encoding bifunctional GNAT family N-acetyltransferase/acetate--CoA ligase family protein: MQPTPEQSPHHAYPDHWEADVVLRDGGTARIGPITPDDAGRLVSFFEQVSDESKYYRFFAPYPRLSDRDVHRFTHHDYVDRVGLAATVGGEFIATVRYDRIDDRGRPASAPADEAEVAFLVQDSHQGRGVASVLLEHIAAVARERGIRRFAAEVLPANTKMIKVFRDAGYTQQRSFEDGSVHLTLDIEPTAESLAVQRAREQRAEARSVQRLLAPAAVAVVGTGRAPGGVGRTVLRNLLHSGFTGRLYAVNHAFAPDQNAVDGVPAHRSVGAIGEPVDLAVIAVPAERVPEVVADCGENGVRGLVVLSADYAERGTEGRERQRALLRQARSYGMRIIGPNAFGVINTSAAVRMNASLAPESPAPGRIGLFTQSGAIGIALLSGLHRRGAALSTFISAGNRADISGNDFLQYWFDDPETDVALLYLESLGNPRKFTRLARRTAAVKPVVVVKGARHSGTTPPGHAVPVSRIPDATVSALMRQAGVIRVDTVTEMIDAALLLADQPLPAGPRVAILGNSESLGLLTYDACLTEGLRPRPPRDLTTAAGPADFRAALAEALADPACDAVIVTAIPLVGVEGEMQSGDGEVLAAALHEAVAERSDGPAKPVAVVHLEIGGLAHALAATAGTRPAAQAAPPPAQAAPAPAQAAPAPAVAPAGREPAGEPAETGAPTPAHTPAPTGRIPAYPAAERAVRALSESVKYAQWRRQAAAPGRVPEFLDDTIDEPGTAALIDALLGPDPDPRGRPLGHDEARELLRGYGIEVRATLPAPDPDAAVAAAARLGWPVALKTTAPHLRHRADLGGVRLDLAGEDALRRAYGELTELLGKPAELQPVVQSMAPRGVDTVVRATIDAAAGAVLSFGLAGTPSELLGDIAHRLVPATDRDAAELIRSIRAAPVLFGWRGSSPVDTRALEELLLRVSRLVDDHPEVVSVTLEPVVVATHGLTVLGASVRLAPPPARTDLGPRRLPNY, translated from the coding sequence ATGCAGCCCACGCCGGAGCAGAGTCCGCATCACGCGTACCCCGACCACTGGGAGGCAGACGTCGTGCTGCGGGACGGCGGCACCGCCCGCATCGGCCCCATCACCCCGGACGACGCGGGACGACTGGTCAGCTTCTTCGAGCAGGTGTCCGACGAGTCGAAGTACTACCGCTTCTTCGCGCCCTACCCCCGGCTCTCCGACCGGGACGTCCATCGCTTCACCCACCACGACTACGTCGACCGGGTGGGGCTGGCCGCCACGGTGGGAGGGGAGTTCATCGCCACCGTCCGCTACGACCGGATCGACGATCGGGGCCGGCCCGCCTCCGCACCCGCCGACGAGGCCGAGGTCGCCTTCCTCGTCCAGGACTCCCACCAGGGCCGCGGGGTCGCCTCGGTGCTGCTCGAACACATCGCCGCGGTCGCCCGGGAGCGAGGCATCCGCCGCTTCGCCGCCGAAGTGCTGCCCGCCAACACCAAGATGATCAAGGTCTTCCGGGACGCCGGCTACACCCAGCAGCGGAGCTTCGAGGACGGTTCGGTCCACCTCACCCTCGACATCGAACCGACCGCCGAGTCGCTCGCCGTCCAGCGCGCCCGCGAACAGCGCGCCGAGGCGCGTTCCGTCCAGCGGCTCCTGGCCCCCGCCGCGGTGGCCGTCGTCGGCACCGGCCGAGCCCCGGGCGGAGTCGGGCGCACCGTGCTCCGCAACCTCCTGCACTCCGGCTTCACCGGCCGCCTCTACGCCGTCAACCACGCCTTCGCCCCCGACCAGAACGCCGTCGACGGCGTGCCCGCCCACCGCTCGGTGGGCGCCATCGGCGAGCCGGTCGACCTCGCCGTCATCGCCGTACCCGCCGAACGGGTCCCCGAGGTCGTCGCGGACTGCGGCGAAAACGGCGTGCGGGGCCTGGTCGTCCTCTCCGCCGACTACGCCGAGCGGGGGACCGAGGGCCGCGAGCGCCAGCGCGCGCTGCTGCGCCAGGCGCGCTCCTACGGCATGCGGATCATCGGGCCGAACGCCTTCGGCGTCATCAACACCTCCGCCGCCGTCCGGATGAACGCCTCCCTCGCCCCCGAATCGCCCGCGCCGGGACGCATCGGCCTCTTCACCCAGTCCGGGGCCATCGGCATCGCCCTGCTCTCCGGCCTCCACCGGCGCGGTGCCGCGCTCTCCACCTTCATCTCGGCCGGGAACCGCGCCGACATCTCCGGCAACGACTTCCTCCAGTACTGGTTCGACGACCCCGAGACCGATGTCGCCCTGCTCTACCTGGAGTCGCTCGGCAACCCCCGCAAGTTCACCCGGCTCGCCCGCCGCACCGCCGCAGTCAAACCGGTCGTGGTGGTCAAGGGTGCCCGGCACAGCGGGACCACCCCGCCCGGTCACGCCGTCCCCGTCAGCCGTATCCCCGACGCCACCGTCTCCGCCCTGATGCGGCAGGCCGGGGTGATCAGGGTGGACACGGTGACCGAGATGATCGACGCGGCGCTCCTCCTCGCCGACCAGCCGCTGCCCGCCGGTCCCAGGGTGGCGATCCTCGGCAATTCGGAGTCGCTCGGGCTGCTCACGTACGACGCCTGCCTCACGGAAGGGCTCCGGCCCCGGCCGCCCCGCGACCTGACCACGGCGGCCGGACCGGCGGACTTCCGCGCGGCCCTCGCCGAGGCGCTCGCCGACCCGGCCTGCGACGCGGTGATCGTGACCGCGATCCCGCTGGTCGGGGTCGAGGGGGAGATGCAGAGCGGCGACGGGGAGGTGCTCGCGGCGGCGCTGCACGAGGCGGTGGCGGAGCGTAGCGACGGCCCCGCCAAGCCGGTGGCCGTCGTGCACCTGGAGATCGGCGGACTCGCCCATGCCCTGGCGGCCACGGCGGGTACACGCCCGGCGGCGCAGGCCGCTCCCCCTCCCGCGCAGGCCGCTCCCGCTCCCGCGCAGGCCGCTCCCGCTCCCGCGGTCGCACCGGCCGGGCGCGAACCCGCCGGGGAGCCCGCGGAAACCGGGGCCCCCACCCCGGCCCACACCCCGGCCCCCACCGGCCGCATCCCCGCCTATCCCGCCGCCGAACGGGCCGTCCGCGCGCTGAGCGAGTCGGTCAAGTACGCCCAGTGGCGCCGCCAGGCCGCAGCACCGGGCAGGGTGCCCGAGTTCCTGGACGACACCATCGACGAGCCCGGCACCGCCGCGCTCATCGACGCGCTGCTCGGCCCGGACCCCGATCCGCGAGGCCGGCCTCTCGGACACGACGAGGCCCGCGAACTGCTCCGCGGCTACGGCATCGAGGTACGCGCGACGCTCCCCGCCCCCGACCCGGACGCCGCCGTGGCCGCCGCCGCGCGACTCGGCTGGCCGGTGGCCCTCAAGACCACCGCACCCCATCTGCGCCACCGCGCGGACCTGGGCGGGGTCCGCCTCGACCTCGCTGGGGAGGACGCGCTGCGCCGGGCGTACGGCGAGCTCACCGAGCTTCTCGGCAAGCCCGCCGAACTCCAGCCCGTGGTGCAGTCCATGGCTCCCCGGGGCGTCGACACCGTGGTGCGGGCCACCATCGACGCCGCCGCGGGCGCCGTGCTCTCCTTCGGTCTCGCGGGCACTCCCTCCGAACTTCTCGGGGACATCGCCCACCGGCTGGTTCCGGCCACCGACCGGGACGCCGCCGAACTGATCCGCTCCATCCGCGCGGCACCCGTGCTCTTCGGCTGGCGCGGCTCCTCGCCCGTCGACACCCGGGCGCTCGAAGAGCTGCTGCTGCGGGTCTCCCGCCTGGTCGACGACCATCCCGAGGTGGTCTCGGTCACCCTGGAACCGGTCGTGGTGGCCACGCACGGGCTGACCGTCCTCGGTGCGAGCGTCCGCCTCGCCCCGCCCCCCGCGCGGACCGACCTCGGCCCCCGCCGGCTCCCGAACTACTGA
- a CDS encoding DUF5998 family protein, which translates to MAKTGTTTQGLRAAIERSGYYPALVAEAVEAAVGGEPVASYLVHQETTFDSNEVRRHATVLVLTDTRFIVSHTDEQTSETESPTPYATTSTESVHLGRISSVVVSRVVADPEKYVAGSLPREVVLTIGWGAVSRIDLEPAACGDPDCDADHGYTGSSTADDLSLRVSEAGDGPDTVRQTLAFAQALSEATAATAATANPATNR; encoded by the coding sequence ATGGCAAAGACCGGTACGACGACCCAGGGGCTGCGCGCGGCGATCGAGCGCAGCGGCTACTACCCGGCCCTCGTGGCCGAGGCGGTGGAGGCCGCCGTCGGCGGAGAGCCGGTCGCCTCGTACCTCGTGCACCAGGAGACGACCTTCGACTCCAACGAGGTCCGGCGTCATGCCACGGTGCTGGTCCTGACGGACACCCGCTTCATCGTCAGCCACACCGACGAGCAGACCTCCGAGACGGAGTCCCCGACGCCGTACGCGACCACCTCCACGGAGTCCGTGCACCTCGGCCGGATCTCGTCCGTCGTGGTGAGCCGTGTGGTGGCGGACCCCGAGAAGTACGTCGCCGGTTCGCTGCCCCGCGAGGTCGTCCTGACGATCGGCTGGGGCGCGGTCTCCCGCATCGACCTGGAGCCGGCCGCCTGCGGCGACCCCGACTGCGACGCCGACCACGGCTACACCGGCAGCTCCACCGCCGACGACCTCAGCCTGCGGGTCAGCGAGGCCGGCGACGGCCCGGACACCGTGCGCCAGACGCTCGCCTTCGCCCAGGCGCTCAGTGAAGCCACGGCAGCGACGGCGGCCACGGCGAACCCGGCGACCAACCGCTGA
- a CDS encoding alkaline phosphatase family protein has protein sequence MAQPAWQDPEPLPLDTAPVPEYGTGSLADLLPTLVAGQEVPGFTASIPELTPADRNCVFLIDGLGWEQITAHPDEAPFLHSLLPTSRGGTGRPITAGFPATTATSLASVGTGLPPGKHGLPGYTVRDPATGALMNQLRWKPWTSPKVWQPYPTVFGLADAAGVRTAQVSAPAFEQTPLTKVALSGGSFLGRLAGEERMDVAAQRLAAGDRSLVYTYYSEVDGAGHRFGTDSDAWRGQLMYVDGLARRLAEQLPPRSALYITADHGMIDIPFDEQSRIDFDEDWELRAGVALLGGEGRARHVYAVPGAQADVLTVWREVLGEQFWVASRDEAIAAGWFGPEVDERVHGRIGDVVAAAHDDVVITASRNEPHESAMVGMHGSLTPVEQLVPLLEVRT, from the coding sequence ATGGCCCAGCCCGCCTGGCAGGACCCCGAGCCGCTCCCGCTCGACACCGCTCCCGTCCCCGAGTACGGCACGGGTTCCCTCGCGGATCTGCTGCCGACCCTCGTCGCCGGGCAGGAGGTGCCCGGCTTCACGGCGTCCATCCCGGAACTCACCCCGGCCGACCGCAACTGCGTCTTCCTGATCGACGGCCTCGGCTGGGAGCAGATCACGGCGCATCCGGACGAGGCCCCGTTCCTGCACTCCCTGCTGCCCACCTCGCGCGGCGGCACCGGTCGTCCGATCACGGCGGGGTTCCCGGCCACCACGGCGACCTCCCTCGCCTCGGTCGGTACGGGCCTGCCGCCCGGGAAGCACGGGCTGCCCGGGTACACCGTGCGCGACCCCGCCACCGGCGCCCTGATGAACCAGCTCCGCTGGAAGCCCTGGACCTCGCCGAAGGTCTGGCAGCCGTACCCCACCGTCTTCGGTCTCGCCGACGCGGCGGGGGTGCGGACGGCCCAGGTCTCGGCGCCCGCCTTCGAGCAGACGCCGCTGACCAAGGTCGCGCTCAGCGGCGGCTCGTTCCTGGGGCGCCTCGCCGGTGAGGAGAGGATGGACGTCGCGGCACAGCGGCTGGCCGCCGGGGACCGCTCGCTGGTCTACACGTACTACAGCGAGGTCGACGGCGCGGGGCACCGCTTCGGTACCGACTCCGACGCCTGGCGCGGGCAGTTGATGTACGTCGACGGTCTCGCCCGGCGTCTCGCCGAGCAGTTGCCGCCCCGCTCGGCGCTGTACATCACCGCGGACCACGGCATGATCGACATCCCGTTCGACGAGCAGTCCCGCATCGACTTCGACGAGGACTGGGAACTGCGCGCCGGCGTCGCCCTGCTGGGCGGGGAGGGACGTGCCCGCCACGTCTACGCCGTGCCCGGTGCCCAGGCAGACGTGCTGACGGTCTGGCGGGAAGTGCTCGGCGAGCAGTTCTGGGTGGCGAGCCGGGACGAGGCGATCGCGGCCGGCTGGTTCGGCCCCGAGGTGGACGAGCGCGTCCACGGCCGGATCGGGGACGTGGTCGCCGCGGCCCACGACGACGTGGTGATCACCGCCTCCCGCAACGAGCCGCACGAGTCCGCGATGGTCGGGATGCACGGTTCGCTGACCCCGGTCGAGCAGCTCGTCCCCCTCCTCGAAGTACGCACCTGA
- a CDS encoding thymidine kinase, with the protein MPELVFFSGTMDCGKSTLALQIGHNRSARGLQGVIFTRDDRAGEGKLSSRLGLVTEAVEAADGMDLYAYVVNQLSQGGKADYVIVDEAQFLAPRQIDQLARIVDDLGMDVFAFGITTDFRTKLFPGSQRLIELADRLEQLQVEALCWCGARATHNARTVDGEMVVEGEQVVVGDVNRPAKEVGYEVLCRRHHRRRTTSAAAHAGALSPDVLPMNQG; encoded by the coding sequence ATGCCCGAGCTTGTGTTCTTCTCCGGAACGATGGACTGCGGAAAGAGCACGCTGGCCCTGCAGATCGGTCACAACCGGTCCGCGCGCGGGCTCCAGGGCGTGATCTTCACCCGCGACGACCGCGCGGGGGAGGGGAAGCTCTCCTCGCGGCTCGGCCTGGTGACGGAGGCCGTCGAGGCGGCCGACGGCATGGACCTCTACGCGTACGTGGTGAACCAGCTGTCCCAGGGCGGCAAGGCGGACTACGTGATCGTGGACGAGGCGCAGTTCCTCGCCCCCCGGCAGATCGACCAGCTCGCCCGGATCGTGGACGACCTCGGGATGGACGTCTTCGCCTTCGGCATCACCACCGACTTCCGTACGAAGCTCTTCCCCGGTTCGCAGCGCCTGATCGAGCTGGCCGACCGTCTCGAACAGCTCCAGGTGGAAGCCCTGTGCTGGTGCGGCGCCCGCGCCACGCACAACGCCCGTACGGTGGACGGGGAGATGGTCGTCGAGGGCGAACAGGTCGTGGTCGGCGACGTCAACCGGCCTGCCAAGGAGGTCGGTTACGAGGTGCTGTGCCGCCGTCACCACCGGCGCCGCACCACCTCCGCCGCGGCCCACGCGGGTGCGCTGTCGCCGGACGTCCTCCCGATGAACCAGGGCTGA
- a CDS encoding sugar ABC transporter substrate-binding protein — MTSSPRSIPGRLAAAAALASLLVGCSASDDSAGGDDGSTTIGFVNGAETVFHGCLQKAIEQSATSRNAHLVVANSRQNPVTELSNIEDLIARHVDELIVQTVDVDTLDVDVAKARAAGIPIFLTSVDVDDLSGVLGAVVVDLGRLGALDAGWLEKDAAGRNVKVGVIAGAPGAASDLMVAGFEEALPANAKLVSELPGMFDPVKARESAQDMIEAYPDLDYAFVANEEMALSARQVFDAAGADVKIVTVNGTDEGLQAVKDGRLSATVANSASNLGRLAVQNSLGLMAGSSVEKVTSAPILLVTRANVDEAPAYCS; from the coding sequence ATGACTTCTTCGCCGCGCAGCATCCCCGGGCGGCTGGCCGCCGCAGCCGCTCTGGCCTCCCTGCTCGTAGGGTGTTCCGCATCCGACGACAGTGCGGGCGGGGACGACGGCTCGACGACGATCGGTTTCGTCAACGGAGCCGAGACCGTCTTCCACGGCTGTCTGCAGAAGGCGATCGAACAGTCCGCGACATCCCGGAACGCCCACCTCGTCGTCGCCAACTCGCGGCAGAACCCGGTCACCGAACTCTCCAACATCGAAGACCTCATCGCGCGGCACGTCGACGAACTGATCGTCCAGACCGTCGACGTGGACACCCTCGACGTGGACGTGGCCAAGGCGCGGGCGGCCGGCATCCCGATCTTCCTGACCTCGGTCGACGTGGACGACCTCTCGGGGGTGCTCGGCGCGGTGGTCGTGGACCTCGGCCGGCTCGGCGCACTCGACGCGGGCTGGCTGGAGAAGGACGCGGCGGGGCGGAACGTCAAGGTCGGGGTGATCGCCGGCGCACCCGGCGCGGCCTCGGACCTGATGGTCGCCGGATTCGAGGAGGCCCTCCCGGCGAACGCGAAGCTGGTCTCGGAACTTCCGGGAATGTTCGATCCGGTCAAGGCCCGTGAGTCGGCGCAGGACATGATCGAGGCCTATCCCGACCTCGACTACGCCTTCGTGGCGAACGAGGAGATGGCACTGAGCGCCCGGCAGGTCTTCGACGCCGCCGGTGCCGACGTCAAGATCGTCACCGTCAACGGCACCGACGAGGGGCTCCAGGCGGTCAAGGACGGACGCCTGTCCGCGACGGTGGCCAACTCGGCCTCGAACCTTGGCCGGTTGGCCGTACAGAACAGTCTCGGGCTGATGGCGGGCAGCTCGGTCGAGAAGGTCACCTCCGCCCCCATCCTCCTGGTCACCCGCGCGAACGTGGACGAGGCTCCCGCCTACTGTTCCTGA